TATATCTATTTATTACTATATTAATAGCATATTATATAAGTAAAAAAGAAAATAAAAATAATTTTACAGAATCATATTTTATTGGAAATAGAAGTATGGGAGCTTTTGTTTTAGCTATGACAGTAGTTTCAACATATATTGGAGCATCATCATTTTTAGGTGGACCATCAATAGCATATAAGTTAGGGTTAGGTTGGGTTTTATTAGCTTGTATACAAATTCCATTAATATTTTTTACTTTAGGAGTACTTGGTAAAAAGATAGCTATAATTTCAAGAAAAATAAAAGCTGTAACATTAATAGATATTTTAAGAAAAAGATATAATAATGAATTTCTAATTGTTTTACTTTCTGTATTAATGTTAATTTTTTTATTTGCTTCTATAATTGCTCAATTCATTGGAGGAGCAAGACTTATAGAAAGTATTATAGATATAGATTATAAAATAGCATTAACAATCTTTGTATTTACAGTTATTTTTTATACAACTATAGGTGGATTTAAAGCAGTAACAATAACTGATGCAATTCAGGGATTAATTATGATGATATCTACATTTGTCTTATTTTTTGTAATAGTAAATAAAGTTGGATCTATGTCAGAAATAACTTCAATTATTAAGAATGTAGATTCAAACTTATTAACACCTGATGCTGGAGGAGCAATATCAAGACCATATATATTATCTTTCTGGATTTTAGTTGGTATAGGAATATTAGGATTGCCTGCAACAACTGTAAGAAGTATGGGTTATAAGGATTCTAAAGCACTTCATAATGGAATGATAATAGGAACTTTTGTTGTAGGTTTTTTATTAATAGGAATGCACTTAGTTGGATTTATGGGTAGAGCAATTGAGCCAAATATTGATGTTAGTGATAAATTAATACCTATACTTGCATTAAAGAATTTACACCCTATAATTGCAGGTATATTTATAGGTGGACCACTTGCTGCTATTATGTCAACAGTAGATTCATTATTAATATTAATTTCATCATCTATAGTTAAGGATTTATATATAAATTATGTAAATAAAAATGCTAATGATAAAAAATTAAAAAAGATTTCATTAATAATTAGTATTAGTATAGGTTTAATTACATATTTATTATCAATTAATCCACCTAGTTTGATTGTATGGGTTAATTTATTTGCACTTGCAGGACAAGAAGTTTTATTCTTTGTACCAGTATTTATGGGATTATATTGGGAAAGAGGTAATGATAAGGGAGCGATAGTATCAGTAATTGTAGGTTTTGTTGTTTTCATATTACTTGAAAAATTTAAATTTTCAATATTTGGTCTTATGAGTATAGTGCCAGCATTAATGTTTGCATTAATAGCATATATTTTAGTTTCACTTATAACTAAGAAAAATGATAAAGAAGTTATAGAATTATTTTTTGAATAAAAAATAAGGGGGCTGTTTTAAAACAGTCCCTTTTTATTATAACTGTACAAATTCTTTTGCAATTTCTGATGCAAGTCTTACATTGTTATATACTAATTGTATATTAGCATCTAATGATTTTCCAGCAGTAATTTTCTTAACTTTATCAAGTAAGAATGGTGTAGAATCTTTACCTTTAATTCCTAATTTTTCAGATTCTTTTAAAGCTTCATTAATAGCATTAGTTATAACATCAAAATCCATAGCATATTTTTCTGGTATAGGATTTGCTATTACAACTCCACCATTTAATCCTAAATCCCATTTAGTTTTTAATATTTCAGCAAATTCTTTAGGAGTATCAATTGCATTATCTAAATTATATCCACTTTTTGTTGTATAAAAAGCAGGTAGTTCTTTTGTTCTATATCCAAGAACTGGTACACCCTTTGTTTCTAAATATTCTAATGTTAGAGGTAAATCAAGTATTGATTTTGCTCCAGC
The Streptobacillus ratti genome window above contains:
- the panF gene encoding sodium/pantothenate symporter, encoding MNKFQLLLPIIIYLFITILIAYYISKKENKNNFTESYFIGNRSMGAFVLAMTVVSTYIGASSFLGGPSIAYKLGLGWVLLACIQIPLIFFTLGVLGKKIAIISRKIKAVTLIDILRKRYNNEFLIVLLSVLMLIFLFASIIAQFIGGARLIESIIDIDYKIALTIFVFTVIFYTTIGGFKAVTITDAIQGLIMMISTFVLFFVIVNKVGSMSEITSIIKNVDSNLLTPDAGGAISRPYILSFWILVGIGILGLPATTVRSMGYKDSKALHNGMIIGTFVVGFLLIGMHLVGFMGRAIEPNIDVSDKLIPILALKNLHPIIAGIFIGGPLAAIMSTVDSLLILISSSIVKDLYINYVNKNANDKKLKKISLIISISIGLITYLLSINPPSLIVWVNLFALAGQEVLFFVPVFMGLYWERGNDKGAIVSVIVGFVVFILLEKFKFSIFGLMSIVPALMFALIAYILVSLITKKNDKEVIELFFE